TTCCTGCGCGGGCGGTTGTCGATCGTGACCGCAGCCACCGCCGGCGTGGGGCAGGGCATCTTGGGTTCCGTGATGCTGACCGTGATCGTGATCATCGTCGCGTTCCCGCTGGGGATCGGAGCCGCGATCTACCTCGAAGAGTTCGCAGAGGACACGCGCTTCAACCGTTTCATCAACGTCAACATCCGCAACCTCGCCGGTGTCCCGTCGATCGTCTACGGCCTGCTGGGCCTCGCGATCTTCGTCAAGCTCCTGGTCGAGTTCACCGGCGGGAGAACCGTCTTGGCCGGAGGTCTCACGCTGGCGGTGCTCGTCCTGCCGATCGTGATCATCACGTCGGCGGAGGCGCTGCGGGCTGTACCACACAGCATCCGCGAGGCGGGCTACGGCGTGGGAGCGACGCGGTGGGAGGTCATCCGCAGCCACGTTCTGCCTTCGGCGGCGCCGGGCATCCTTACGGGCACGGTGCTCTCGCTATCCCGCGCGATCGGCGAGACCG
The sequence above is drawn from the Actinomycetota bacterium genome and encodes:
- the pstA gene encoding phosphate ABC transporter permease PstA; the protein is MASRAQPLTPSDLVAASLRGRKRDVGGLLFEGLLLFALFVSLLVLVVLLYDVVSGGISVFSERGGEFLRGRLSIVTAATAGVGQGILGSVMLTVIVIIVAFPLGIGAAIYLEEFAEDTRFNRFINVNIRNLAGVPSIVYGLLGLAIFVKLLVEFTGGRTVLAGGLTLAVLVLPIVIITSAEALRAVPHSIREAGYGVGATRWEVIRSHVLPSAAPGILTGTVLSLSRAIGETAPLLLVGAVTGFLATGGASLYEQIYGGYTALPVVIFRWASLPSQDFRALTSAAIIVLLALTLTANAVAIILRNRYERKW